One stretch of Phycisphaerae bacterium DNA includes these proteins:
- a CDS encoding DUF3754 domain-containing protein, with product MRRSRSQLVRDPTAQVECHHVDNRFVPLRVCDLARVLEEDCGLRGIDRGESAAFVEALAAVIEQEAGAFERELEDQYSFFNPDRETLPLGGDLAARVPEGYRALDAQLRYLLDKANFERLDDVAVDRAIRVASSHGFRVQLDPSRVEDFCVFVRGMGQVERTRRCLKAPIRGTRRSLLVHRRLVVIARLKGDPHILLKMFKDIPEEDVEALLPHAEITMNWMDRLFMLGGGAGAIGSTTAQVAKIASAGLMVVSRLLWVVVFGAAVLFWRTLTGYRAAKAKRDSQRTRHLYFQNISNNSGTIQMLISMTTQEEIKEAALAYLLCACEAASLTSEAELGAKAESYLHDRFGIQVDFDVADAVRTLDRLGLWNDRERMRVIPLAQAVVRLRDHWVHHRSRDHHRDRAADRVRDRGCRPAGIENR from the coding sequence ATGCGTCGATCGCGCAGTCAGTTGGTCCGGGATCCGACGGCCCAGGTTGAATGCCATCACGTGGACAACCGGTTTGTGCCGTTGCGGGTCTGTGATCTGGCTCGTGTCCTGGAGGAGGACTGTGGTTTACGGGGGATTGACCGGGGCGAATCGGCGGCGTTTGTGGAAGCCCTGGCGGCGGTGATCGAGCAGGAAGCGGGGGCTTTCGAGCGTGAGTTGGAGGACCAGTATTCGTTTTTCAACCCGGACCGGGAGACGCTGCCGCTGGGAGGCGATCTAGCCGCCCGTGTTCCGGAGGGGTATCGGGCCCTTGACGCCCAGTTGCGGTACCTGCTGGACAAGGCCAACTTTGAGCGGCTGGACGATGTGGCCGTCGACCGAGCGATTCGGGTAGCGAGTTCGCATGGTTTTCGGGTGCAGCTTGATCCTTCCCGGGTTGAGGACTTTTGTGTGTTTGTTCGTGGGATGGGTCAGGTGGAACGGACCCGCCGCTGTCTGAAGGCGCCGATCCGGGGCACGCGGCGGTCGCTGCTGGTTCATCGCCGGCTGGTGGTGATTGCCCGGTTGAAGGGTGACCCGCACATTCTGCTCAAGATGTTCAAGGACATCCCGGAGGAGGACGTGGAAGCCCTGCTGCCGCACGCGGAGATCACCATGAACTGGATGGACCGACTGTTCATGCTGGGTGGAGGTGCGGGGGCGATCGGTTCGACGACTGCCCAGGTTGCGAAGATCGCCTCGGCCGGCCTGATGGTGGTGAGCCGGCTGCTGTGGGTGGTGGTTTTCGGAGCTGCGGTCTTGTTCTGGCGAACGCTGACCGGTTACCGGGCGGCCAAGGCCAAGCGTGATTCGCAGCGTACGCGGCACTTGTACTTTCAGAATATTTCGAACAACAGCGGCACGATCCAGATGCTGATTTCGATGACTACCCAGGAGGAGATCAAGGAAGCGGCGCTTGCGTACCTGTTATGTGCTTGCGAGGCGGCGTCCCTGACCTCGGAGGCCGAGTTGGGTGCGAAGGCGGAGTCCTACCTGCACGATCGGTTTGGCATTCAGGTTGACTTTGATGTGGCGGACGCGGTACGGACGCTGGATCGGCTGGGATTGTGGAACGACCGGGAGCGGATGCGGGTGATTCCGCTGGCCCAGGCGGTTGTCCGGCTGCGGGACCATTGGGTTCATCATCGGTCACGGGATCATCATCGGGACCGGGCGGCCGATCGTGTCCGGGACCGAGGCTGCCGGCCGGCGGGCATCGAGAATCGGTAG